In the Thermus thermamylovorans genome, one interval contains:
- the dusA gene encoding tRNA dihydrouridine(20/20a) synthase DusA, producing MKDHRLSVAPMVDRTDRHFRFLVRQISRKVRLYSEMTVDQAVLRGNRERLLAFHPEEHPVALQLAGSDPKSLAEAARIGEAFGYDEVNLNLGCPSERAQRGGYGACLLGDPGRVAEILRAMAEAVRVPVSVKLRLGLEGRETYPELAGMVERFAEAGVRVFIVHARSALLGLSTRANREIPPLRHGWVYRLKADFPQLTFALNGGVRTLEEALAHLGRVDGVMLGRAVYEDPFVLAEADRRVFGLDRRPTRLQVARRLRAYLEEEALRGTPPWAVLRHALNLFRGQPKGRLWRRLLAEGRSLTALDRALRALEDEEVKEGGQEEDPDPKGHPQAALGPARGRV from the coding sequence ATGAAGGACCACCGCCTCTCCGTGGCCCCCATGGTGGACCGCACGGACCGCCACTTCCGTTTCCTGGTCCGCCAGATAAGCCGCAAGGTGCGGCTTTACTCGGAGATGACCGTGGACCAGGCGGTGCTGCGCGGGAACCGGGAGCGGCTCCTGGCCTTCCACCCCGAGGAACACCCCGTCGCCCTGCAGCTGGCGGGCTCGGACCCCAAGAGCCTGGCAGAGGCCGCCCGCATCGGGGAGGCCTTTGGCTACGACGAGGTGAACCTGAACCTGGGCTGCCCCTCGGAAAGGGCCCAGAGGGGAGGGTACGGCGCCTGCCTCCTCGGGGATCCCGGGCGGGTGGCGGAGATCCTAAGGGCCATGGCGGAGGCGGTGCGGGTGCCGGTCTCCGTGAAGCTGCGCCTGGGCCTCGAGGGCCGGGAAACCTACCCGGAGCTGGCGGGGATGGTGGAGCGCTTCGCCGAGGCGGGGGTGAGGGTCTTTATCGTCCATGCCCGAAGCGCCCTCCTCGGCCTCTCCACCCGGGCGAACCGGGAAATCCCTCCCCTGAGGCACGGCTGGGTGTACCGCCTAAAGGCGGACTTTCCCCAGCTGACCTTCGCCCTGAACGGGGGGGTGCGCACCCTGGAGGAGGCGTTGGCCCACCTCGGGCGGGTGGACGGGGTGATGCTGGGCCGGGCGGTGTACGAGGACCCCTTTGTCCTGGCGGAAGCGGACCGCCGGGTGTTCGGCCTGGACCGGCGGCCGACCCGCCTCCAGGTGGCCCGGCGGCTGCGGGCCTACCTGGAGGAGGAGGCCCTGAGGGGCACCCCCCCCTGGGCGGTCCTCCGGCACGCCCTCAACCTCTTCCGGGGCCAGCCCAAGGGGAGGCTCTGGCGGCGCCTCCTCGCCGAGGGGCGTTCCCTTACGGCCCTGGACCGGGCCCTAAGGGCGCTGGAGGACGAAGAAGTAAAGGAAGGCGGCCAGGAGGAAGACCCAGACCCAAAGGGGCACCCGCAGGCGGCGCTGGGGCCTGCCCGTGGCCGGGTCTAG
- the ispH gene encoding 4-hydroxy-3-methylbut-2-enyl diphosphate reductase produces MPPMSGGLERLYLARPRGFCAGVVMAIEAVERWAELLEAEGELVVYHEIVHNRSVVERLKAKGVHFVEDLEEVEALRRERRLANTLVFSAHGHPPAVRRQAAAMGLSVLDATCPLVTKVHTEARRYAQEGYWILLVGDSADHQEVKGTLGEAPERTLLVAVHTHVGKDPRLADPQRVEVPDPERVVVLTQTTLSVDDTLATIEILKRRFPKLVVPKRKDLCYATQNRQEAVKRLAPKVDLFLVLTSPHSSNGMRLLELAQSLTGRAYRLETAKDLREEWFLGARSAGITSAASTPEDLVEELVALLKAKNPGLEVVEEGEWEAIEFRTPQRKSPEEILRELPLAPGG; encoded by the coding sequence ATGCCCCCCATGAGCGGGGGGCTTGAGCGTCTCTACCTGGCCCGCCCCCGGGGCTTCTGCGCCGGGGTGGTGATGGCCATCGAGGCGGTGGAGCGCTGGGCGGAGCTCCTGGAGGCGGAGGGAGAGCTCGTGGTCTACCACGAGATCGTCCACAACCGCTCCGTGGTGGAGCGCCTAAAGGCCAAGGGGGTCCACTTCGTGGAGGACCTGGAGGAGGTGGAAGCCCTTCGCCGGGAGCGGCGGCTTGCCAACACCCTGGTCTTCTCCGCCCACGGCCACCCCCCGGCGGTGCGCCGCCAGGCGGCGGCCATGGGCCTCAGCGTCCTGGACGCCACCTGCCCCCTGGTGACCAAGGTGCACACCGAGGCCCGGCGCTACGCCCAGGAAGGGTACTGGATCCTCCTCGTGGGGGACTCCGCGGACCACCAGGAGGTGAAGGGCACCCTGGGGGAGGCCCCGGAAAGGACCCTCCTGGTGGCGGTGCACACCCACGTGGGCAAAGACCCCCGCCTGGCCGATCCCCAGAGGGTAGAGGTGCCGGACCCCGAGCGGGTGGTGGTCCTCACCCAGACCACCCTCAGCGTGGACGACACCCTGGCCACCATCGAGATCCTCAAAAGGCGCTTCCCCAAGCTGGTGGTGCCCAAAAGGAAGGACCTCTGCTACGCCACGCAAAACCGCCAGGAGGCGGTAAAGCGCCTTGCCCCCAAGGTGGACCTCTTCCTGGTCCTCACCAGCCCCCACTCCTCCAACGGCATGCGCCTTTTGGAGCTGGCCCAAAGCCTTACGGGCAGGGCCTACCGCCTGGAGACCGCCAAGGACCTCCGGGAGGAGTGGTTCCTCGGGGCCAGGAGCGCGGGCATCACCTCCGCCGCCAGCACCCCCGAGGACCTGGTGGAGGAGCTGGTGGCCCTCCTCAAGGCCAAAAACCCCGGGCTGGAGGTGGTGGAGGAGGGGGAGTGGGAGGCGATCGAGTTCCGGACGCCCCAGCGCAAAAGCCCCGAGGAGATCCTGCGGGAACTCCCCCTGGCCCCCGGGGGGTAG
- a CDS encoding DUF302 domain-containing protein: MANVRNLLPALLLFFGLALAQGQPQMILVTESPKPFAQTVEAFKAEVKAAGWSILNYHNMAGVLSEKGYTLHPVLIFDVCSGRYSARILAKDEHRPVSALMPCRVSIYQTSDGKVFIARMNAAAFAPMMPKEVAEVMAASAQEIEAIIAKVVGR, from the coding sequence ATGGCGAACGTGAGAAACCTGCTTCCTGCTCTGCTTTTGTTCTTTGGCCTCGCCCTGGCCCAGGGCCAGCCCCAGATGATCCTGGTGACGGAAAGCCCCAAGCCCTTCGCCCAGACGGTGGAAGCCTTCAAGGCCGAGGTGAAGGCCGCGGGGTGGAGCATCCTCAACTACCACAACATGGCCGGGGTCCTGTCGGAAAAGGGGTACACCCTGCACCCGGTGCTCATCTTCGACGTCTGCTCCGGCCGCTACAGCGCCCGCATCCTGGCCAAGGACGAGCACCGCCCCGTCTCCGCCCTCATGCCCTGCCGGGTGAGCATCTACCAGACCTCCGACGGCAAGGTCTTCATCGCCCGGATGAACGCCGCCGCCTTCGCCCCCATGATGCCCAAGGAGGTGGCGGAGGTCATGGCCGCCTCCGCCCAGGAGATCGAGGCCATCATCGCCAAGGTGGTGGGCCGCTAG
- a CDS encoding polyprenyl synthetase family protein: protein MVPPPQETRKAIHERLLAQLSHPDPGYQALLQEYPSRGGKMLRGLLTVQAALAHGAPLEGALLVATAMELFQNWVLIHDDIEDASLERRGKPTLHRLHPMPLALNAGDALHGEMWGLLWRGVQEGLLEPAVLGEFYEVVRRTAYGQHLDLLWTLSGRLDLTPGDYLRMVEHKAAYYTAVAPLRLGALLAGREPPALYEEAGLKLGVAFQIMDDVLNLEGDEAYGKERAGDLYEGKPTLILIRFLQGASPEERERTGALLRLPREAKPEEEVRWLWERLLASGALAWAREEARRLMEEGRATLFPHLEGLPHPEAARALQSLLTALVERRA, encoded by the coding sequence ATGGTGCCGCCCCCCCAGGAGACGCGAAAGGCCATCCACGAGCGGCTCCTCGCCCAGCTTTCCCACCCCGATCCCGGCTACCAGGCCCTCCTGCAGGAGTACCCCTCCCGGGGAGGCAAGATGCTGCGGGGCCTCCTCACGGTCCAGGCGGCCCTGGCCCACGGGGCACCCTTGGAAGGGGCGCTTTTGGTGGCAACGGCGATGGAGCTTTTCCAGAACTGGGTCCTGATCCACGACGACATCGAGGACGCCTCCCTGGAGCGCCGCGGCAAGCCCACCCTCCACCGCCTCCACCCCATGCCCCTGGCCCTGAACGCCGGGGACGCCCTGCACGGGGAGATGTGGGGCCTCCTGTGGCGGGGCGTGCAGGAGGGGCTTCTGGAACCCGCCGTTCTGGGGGAGTTCTACGAGGTGGTGCGCCGCACCGCCTACGGGCAGCACCTGGACCTCCTCTGGACCCTTTCGGGCCGCCTGGACCTCACCCCCGGGGACTACCTCCGCATGGTGGAACACAAGGCCGCCTACTACACCGCCGTGGCCCCCCTGCGCCTGGGGGCCCTGCTGGCGGGCAGGGAGCCCCCGGCCCTTTACGAGGAGGCGGGGCTCAAGCTGGGGGTGGCCTTCCAGATCATGGACGATGTGCTCAACCTGGAGGGGGACGAGGCCTACGGCAAGGAGCGGGCGGGGGACCTCTATGAGGGCAAGCCCACCCTGATCCTCATCCGCTTCCTTCAGGGGGCGAGCCCCGAGGAGCGGGAGCGAACGGGGGCCCTCCTCCGCCTTCCCCGGGAGGCCAAGCCCGAGGAGGAGGTGCGCTGGCTTTGGGAGAGGCTTTTGGCCTCCGGTGCCTTGGCCTGGGCCAGGGAGGAGGCCAGGCGGCTCATGGAGGAGGGACGGGCCACCCTCTTCCCCCACCTGGAGGGCCTCCCCCACCCCGAGGCCGCCCGAGCCCTGCAATCCCTCCTCACCGCCCTGGTGGAGCGGCGGGCATAA
- a CDS encoding DMT family transporter, producing MRGYPLGLFALSVLTFIWGSTFVVVKGAVEAISPNFLVLLRFLVAALFFLPLLGRLPRGVWGPGLELAFWLLLGYASQAIGLMYTTASRSAFITALNVVLVPLLLGLAGRRVGPVWLAALLAFLGVGFLSYDPRQPPFNVGDLWTLLTALTYALYIVRLEVHAKSFPSLPLTAVQVYGTALFALPVVLAEGSLRLEGVPWGAILYLGVVATALTTWLQTWGQRYVPAPQAAVLYTLEPVWATLFAFLLLGERLGLLGLVGGSLVVFATLQAIRRSPA from the coding sequence ATGCGCGGCTACCCCCTGGGCCTTTTTGCCCTCAGCGTCCTCACCTTCATCTGGGGGAGCACCTTCGTGGTGGTCAAGGGGGCGGTGGAGGCCATCTCCCCCAACTTCCTGGTGCTCCTGCGCTTCCTGGTGGCGGCCCTCTTTTTCCTTCCCCTCCTCGGTCGCCTGCCCCGGGGGGTCTGGGGGCCGGGGCTGGAGCTGGCCTTCTGGCTTCTCCTGGGCTACGCCTCCCAGGCCATCGGCCTCATGTACACCACGGCCAGCCGCAGCGCCTTCATCACGGCCCTGAACGTGGTCCTGGTCCCCCTCCTCTTGGGCCTTGCGGGGAGGCGGGTGGGGCCGGTGTGGCTGGCCGCCCTCCTGGCCTTCTTGGGGGTGGGCTTCCTCTCCTACGACCCCCGCCAGCCCCCCTTCAACGTAGGGGACCTCTGGACCCTCCTCACCGCTCTCACCTACGCCCTTTACATCGTGCGCCTCGAGGTCCACGCCAAGAGCTTCCCCTCCCTGCCCCTCACCGCGGTGCAGGTGTACGGCACGGCCCTCTTCGCCCTCCCCGTGGTCCTCGCCGAGGGGAGCCTCCGCCTGGAGGGCGTCCCCTGGGGCGCCATCCTCTACCTGGGGGTGGTGGCCACCGCCCTCACCACCTGGCTCCAGACCTGGGGCCAGCGGTACGTGCCTGCCCCTCAGGCCGCCGTCCTCTACACCTTGGAACCGGTTTGGGCCACCCTCTTCGCCTTCCTGCTCCTGGGGGAGCGGCTCGGGCTTTTGGGGCTCGTGGGGGGCTCCCTGGTGGTCTTCGCCACCCTGCAGGCTATCCGCCGATCCCCAGCATGA
- the moaA gene encoding GTP 3',8-cyclase MoaA, whose product MKLLDNYGRVLKDLRISVTPRCNLHCLYCHPLGLEMAEPPGTLTVQEVDHFLEAASLLGLSAVRFTGGEPLVRKELPQMIARARGKEGIEDVAITTNGLLFAKRAKELVQAGLNRVNISLDAITPEVFTRITRGGKVERVLEAIETALELGLHPVKLNAVVIRGMNEEEVVPLARLSLERPLHVRYIEYMHLDNSDPEEYRRRFVPGKEIRARIEAVFGPLEPVPHDPSSPARVFKIPGAAGTLGFINPVTEPFCSNCSRLRLTSDKKLRPCLLTDLEMDIAWAFAAEEPVEALVDAILIATNRKPAFGNTLPTLRRRVMLGIGG is encoded by the coding sequence CAAAGACCTGCGCATCTCCGTCACCCCCCGGTGCAACCTGCACTGCCTTTACTGCCATCCCCTGGGGCTGGAGATGGCCGAACCCCCAGGCACCCTCACGGTGCAGGAGGTGGACCACTTCCTCGAGGCCGCCTCTCTCCTCGGCCTCTCCGCCGTGCGCTTCACCGGCGGGGAGCCCTTGGTGCGCAAGGAGCTTCCCCAGATGATCGCAAGGGCCCGTGGCAAAGAGGGCATCGAGGACGTGGCCATCACCACCAACGGCCTCCTCTTCGCCAAAAGGGCCAAGGAGCTGGTCCAGGCGGGCCTGAACCGGGTGAACATCTCCCTGGATGCCATCACCCCCGAGGTCTTCACCCGCATCACCCGGGGCGGGAAGGTGGAACGGGTCCTCGAGGCCATAGAAACCGCCTTAGAGCTGGGCCTCCACCCGGTAAAGCTCAACGCCGTGGTCATCCGGGGCATGAACGAGGAGGAGGTGGTCCCCCTGGCCCGGCTCTCCCTGGAGCGCCCCCTGCACGTGCGCTACATCGAGTACATGCACCTGGACAACTCCGACCCCGAGGAGTACCGCCGCCGCTTCGTGCCCGGGAAGGAGATCCGGGCCCGCATCGAGGCGGTCTTTGGCCCCCTGGAACCCGTCCCCCATGACCCGAGCTCCCCGGCCCGGGTCTTCAAAATCCCAGGAGCCGCGGGGACACTGGGCTTTATCAACCCCGTGACCGAGCCCTTCTGCTCCAACTGCTCCCGGCTCCGCCTCACCTCGGATAAAAAGCTAAGGCCCTGCCTCCTCACCGACCTGGAGATGGACATCGCCTGGGCCTTCGCCGCGGAGGAGCCCGTGGAGGCCCTGGTGGACGCCATCCTCATCGCCACCAACCGCAAGCCCGCCTTTGGCAACACCCTGCCCACCTTGAGGCGGCGGGTCATGCTGGGGATCGGCGGATAG